The following are encoded in a window of Cyprinus carpio isolate SPL01 chromosome B18, ASM1834038v1, whole genome shotgun sequence genomic DNA:
- the snapc5 gene encoding snRNA-activating protein complex subunit 5 has protein sequence MLSRLQELKKEEETLLKIKVMLQDQLNRLKFEEGTLRSMINAQSEESPNEAPAPEVEVNLDDETEINQTKLVLGAQTDYDMEEEEEEEEDDDEDDDADDDLDMVLEDEEDEDDY, from the exons ATGCTGAGTCGCCTTCAGGAGCTCAAGAAGGAAGAGGAGACTCTTCTGAAAATAAAAGTCATGCTGCAAGATCAGCTCAACAGACTTAAG TTTGAGGAAGGGACCCTGAGGTCAATGATAAATGCCCAGTCTGAAGAAAGCCCAAATGAAGCCCCTGCCCCTGag GTGGAAGTCAACCTAGATGATGAGACTGAGATCAACCAGACCAAACTAGTATTAGGTGCTCAAACAGACTATGACatggaagaagaagaggaggaggaagaggacgatgatgaggatgatgatgcaGATGACGACCTCGATATGGTGCTAGAagatgaggaagatgaagatgacTACTGA